In Candidatus Acidiferrales bacterium, a single genomic region encodes these proteins:
- a CDS encoding YIP1 family protein has translation MATVTSTPEQGPAGNPFGNAVKVLFSPSQTFRGIAVRPSWWAPIVMIAILSCLMTYTYGKRAGWESFMRKEIEGSSRTAQLPAEQKERIIEQQTKYAPLIGYVFSVVGPLVAVLVVGGVFLLVFNFGMAAGLTAKQYFAAAAYGWMPEAVKGLLAFPVMFLKDPDMLDIRNLVATNLAAVMDGETTAKWLLRLGSSVDLFNIWNMALISIGISTMTKGKISFGKAFAGVLGLFLVWVLLATGWAAIFS, from the coding sequence ATGGCGACGGTAACTTCCACTCCTGAGCAAGGGCCTGCGGGAAACCCCTTCGGAAATGCGGTAAAGGTTCTGTTCAGCCCCAGCCAAACGTTTCGCGGCATTGCCGTGCGCCCGAGCTGGTGGGCTCCGATCGTGATGATTGCAATTCTCAGTTGCCTGATGACGTACACCTACGGGAAGCGAGCCGGCTGGGAAAGTTTCATGCGCAAGGAGATCGAAGGCAGTTCGCGGACAGCTCAGTTGCCCGCCGAACAGAAAGAGCGCATCATCGAGCAACAGACCAAGTACGCCCCCCTAATTGGCTATGTCTTCTCGGTCGTGGGCCCGCTTGTGGCGGTGCTTGTCGTCGGCGGTGTTTTTCTATTGGTATTCAATTTCGGCATGGCCGCCGGCTTGACTGCCAAGCAGTATTTCGCGGCGGCTGCCTACGGCTGGATGCCCGAGGCGGTCAAAGGTCTGCTCGCTTTTCCGGTCATGTTTCTCAAGGACCCGGACATGCTCGACATCCGGAACCTTGTGGCCACCAACTTGGCGGCGGTGATGGATGGCGAGACAACCGCGAAATGGCTGTTGCGCCTGGGAAGTTCGGTGGATCTCTTCAATATCTGGAACATGGCGCTGATTTCGATCGGCATTTCCACCATGACGAAAGGGAAGATTTCCTTCGGCAAGGCCTTTGCCGGCGTCCTGGGGCTTTTCCTGGTGTGGGTGCTGCTGGCAACAGGCTGGGCGGCGATTTTCAGCTAG
- a CDS encoding oligopeptide/dipeptide ABC transporter ATP-binding protein — translation MSASAPKKGEPLVRVQNLKKSYPASGWLGRGRRTVAVDEVSLSIAAGETLGLVGESGCGKTTLGRCVIRLIEPDAGKIEFAGRDFMALQGEELRQQRREMQIIFQDPYASLNPRMRIGETIGEPFRIHERMSRAERQARVAELLEAVGMGPEALRRYPHEFSGGQRQRIGIARALALKPKFIVADEPVSALDVSVGAQIILLLGELQKKFHLTYLFISHSLPVVAQIADRVAVMYRGKIVESGPTGAVLQNPLHPYTQLLRRSVPEVERQLEALPAKATTEKVAPGGCPFEPRCPLAAERCRAEEPALLPKGGEGRQVACHFV, via the coding sequence ATGAGCGCGTCTGCACCCAAAAAGGGAGAGCCGCTGGTTCGGGTGCAAAACCTGAAGAAGAGCTACCCGGCAAGCGGGTGGCTCGGGCGGGGCCGGCGGACGGTGGCGGTGGATGAGGTGAGCTTGAGCATCGCCGCCGGGGAAACACTCGGCCTGGTGGGCGAGTCGGGCTGCGGCAAGACCACCCTGGGCCGTTGTGTCATCCGCTTGATCGAACCGGACGCGGGCAAGATCGAATTTGCCGGGCGCGATTTCATGGCGCTTCAGGGCGAGGAACTGCGCCAGCAGCGGCGAGAGATGCAGATTATTTTCCAGGACCCTTACGCTTCTTTAAACCCGCGCATGCGCATCGGAGAGACGATTGGCGAGCCGTTCCGCATTCATGAAAGGATGTCGCGGGCGGAGCGACAGGCGCGGGTGGCGGAACTGCTGGAAGCGGTTGGGATGGGCCCGGAGGCGCTCCGCCGCTATCCGCACGAATTTTCCGGGGGACAGCGGCAGCGGATAGGGATTGCCCGGGCGCTGGCGTTGAAACCGAAATTCATCGTTGCCGACGAGCCCGTCTCGGCCCTCGATGTCTCGGTGGGAGCGCAGATCATTCTGCTCCTCGGGGAGCTTCAAAAAAAATTTCATTTGACGTATTTGTTCATCAGCCATAGCTTGCCGGTGGTGGCGCAGATTGCCGACCGGGTGGCGGTGATGTACCGGGGCAAAATAGTGGAGAGCGGTCCGACCGGGGCCGTCCTTCAGAATCCCTTGCATCCTTACACCCAATTGTTGCGGCGTTCGGTGCCGGAAGTGGAGCGGCAGCTCGAAGCGCTGCCGGCCAAGGCAACCACCGAGAAGGTGGCGCCCGGCGGCTGCCCCTTCGAGCCGCGCTGTCCGCTGGCGGCGGAGCGGTGCCGCGCGGAAGAGCCGGCTCTGCTCCCGAAAGGCGGGGAGGGGCGGCAGGTGGCATGTCATTTCGTGTAA
- a CDS encoding methyltransferase domain-containing protein — MTMGSQEQKILERFGRTAGVFSDFVLTRRAQDMRQVVAWAKPEKASLVLDVACGPGTLALAFAASVAGPDSIGAGVVGVDLTPEMLLRARQEAEASGCTCCWFCRGRAEALPFADATFDIVSCAYSFHHLAAPERVLEEMLRVTKPGGRALIVDLIAPEEDDRAARNNQIERLRDASHTRTLKLSELSRMCARGSGSPEWFLFDRDRDFEDWMAVAGVKAGTSIYDECYELMWRSMESDAAGFGPRWEGHQLHFTMHSVAMAMRKQP, encoded by the coding sequence ATGACGATGGGTAGCCAGGAACAGAAAATTCTGGAGCGATTCGGACGGACGGCCGGAGTGTTCAGCGATTTTGTCCTTACCAGGCGCGCTCAAGACATGCGCCAGGTGGTCGCCTGGGCGAAGCCTGAGAAAGCCTCCCTCGTGCTTGACGTGGCTTGCGGGCCCGGGACACTTGCGTTGGCGTTTGCCGCAAGCGTTGCCGGCCCCGATTCTATCGGGGCGGGCGTGGTCGGCGTGGACTTGACGCCGGAGATGCTGCTGCGGGCCAGGCAGGAAGCCGAAGCTTCCGGCTGCACTTGTTGCTGGTTTTGTCGCGGTCGCGCGGAAGCGCTCCCCTTTGCCGATGCGACGTTCGACATCGTGTCATGCGCCTATTCGTTCCATCATCTTGCCGCCCCCGAGCGGGTTCTCGAAGAGATGCTGCGCGTCACCAAACCCGGTGGGCGGGCCCTTATCGTTGATCTGATCGCTCCCGAAGAGGACGACCGGGCAGCCCGCAACAATCAGATCGAACGATTGCGCGATGCTTCTCACACGCGCACGCTCAAACTTTCCGAGCTTTCCCGGATGTGTGCCCGGGGCAGCGGTTCTCCGGAATGGTTTCTCTTTGATCGGGATCGTGACTTCGAGGATTGGATGGCGGTGGCCGGGGTAAAGGCCGGCACGTCAATCTATGACGAGTGCTACGAGTTGATGTGGCGTTCGATGGAGAGCGATGCGGCCGGTTTCGGGCCGCGGTGGGAAGGGCATCAGCTGCATTTCACCATGCACTCGGTGGCGATGGCCATGCGCAAACAGCCATGA